The proteins below are encoded in one region of Flavobacterium sp. IMCC34852:
- a CDS encoding YdcH family protein — MEKHDLLHEFPEHKERIHELKISDAHFRNLFDEYHEIEHQIHRINMGSEIANDNFVHELKAKLLFLKDEIYTHLNK, encoded by the coding sequence ATGGAAAAACACGATTTACTACACGAATTCCCGGAACATAAAGAAAGAATTCACGAACTTAAAATCTCAGATGCTCATTTCAGAAACCTGTTTGATGAATACCACGAAATAGAACATCAAATTCACCGAATCAATATGGGTTCAGAGATTGCGAATGATAATTTTGTACATGAATTAAAAGCCAAATTGTTATTTCTCAAAGATGAAATCTATACACATTTGAATAAATAA